A part of Pseudomonas sp. HR96 genomic DNA contains:
- the dnaQ gene encoding DNA polymerase III subunit epsilon — MATRFVVLDTETTGMPVTDGHRVIEIGCVELLGRRLTGRNFHVYLQPDRSSDEGAIGVHGITDEFLLDKPRFAEVADEFFEFIEGAHLIIHNASFDVGFLNNEFNLIGQTHRADITQHCSILDSLAMARERHPGQRNSLDALCKRYGVDNTNRQLHGALLDSEILADVYLAMTGGQTSLSLAGNSSDGANEGGAASRGSEIRRLPAGRRPAPVIMASAQELAEHAARLEVIAKSAGAPALWTQLLQA; from the coding sequence ATGGCCACTCGCTTCGTCGTACTCGATACTGAAACCACCGGTATGCCGGTCACCGATGGCCATCGGGTGATCGAGATCGGCTGCGTCGAGCTGCTCGGCCGGCGCCTGACCGGGCGCAATTTTCACGTCTATCTGCAACCTGATCGCTCCAGCGACGAGGGCGCGATCGGCGTGCACGGCATCACCGACGAGTTCCTGCTCGACAAGCCACGCTTTGCCGAGGTCGCCGACGAGTTCTTCGAGTTCATCGAAGGCGCGCACCTCATCATTCACAACGCGTCCTTCGACGTCGGCTTCCTCAACAACGAATTCAACCTGATCGGCCAGACCCACCGCGCCGACATCACCCAGCATTGCAGCATCCTCGACTCGCTGGCCATGGCCCGCGAGCGCCACCCTGGCCAGCGCAACAGCCTCGATGCGCTGTGCAAGCGCTATGGCGTCGACAACACCAACCGCCAGCTGCACGGCGCCTTGCTCGACTCGGAGATTCTCGCCGACGTCTACCTGGCCATGACCGGCGGCCAGACCAGCCTGTCGCTGGCTGGCAATTCCAGCGACGGCGCCAACGAGGGCGGTGCCGCCAGCCGTGGCAGCGAGATCCGTCGCCTGCCGGCCGGGCGACGTCCGGCTCCGGTGATCATGGCCTCTGCGCAGGAGCTGGCCGAGCACGCCGCGCGCCTGGAAGTCATCGCCAAGTCGGCCGGTGCCCCGGCGCTGTGGACGCAACTGCTGCAAGCCTGA